In Carya illinoinensis cultivar Pawnee chromosome 6, C.illinoinensisPawnee_v1, whole genome shotgun sequence, a single genomic region encodes these proteins:
- the LOC122312422 gene encoding uncharacterized protein At3g61260-like: MRSVEDKGCYNHGSTAEISTSSATSFEFHKGNGANTRNHRTALGKPTPSKWDDAQKWLVGLSRVGEKSQSKTKPRNSNADDLRLIAPVPQKEQDYSSGEEDEGEEDQNGCAVSAMTDQYGVETKKVDESVWRSGKPSESSTPAVRSICVRDMGTEMTPAVSLEPSRTATPIRATTPATRSPVASGSSTPVRCQNGKQNEGYQTDGRGETIPIGRGSGASRQCGGDSNDCKRPENKNSDQGRATSPLESRAMAWDEAERAKYMARYKREEVKIQAWENHEKRKAEMAMRKMEVKAERLKARAQERLTNKLAATRRIAEEKRANAEAELNEKAAKTSETADYIRRTGHLPYTFSFKLPSLCW; this comes from the exons ATGAGATCTGTAGAGGATAAGGGGTGTTACAACCATGGGTCAACGGCTGAGATTTCAACTAGCAGTGCCACTAGTTTTGAGTTTCACAAAGGTAATGGAGCTAATACCCGCAATCATAGGACCGCCTTGGGTAAACCGACACCCTCAAAATGGGACGATGCACAAAAATGGCTGGTTGGATTGTCAAGAGTGGGAGAAAAAAGCCAGTCGAAAACCAAGCCACGGAATTCAAATGCCGATGACCTGAGACTAATAGCTCCTGTTCCACAAAAGGAGCAGGATTACTCCAGCGGTGAGGAGGACGAAGGTGAAGAAGATCAAAATGGATGTGCTGTTTCTGCAATGACAGATCAATATGGAGTGGAAACAAAGAAGGTGGACGAGTCAGTTTGGCGTAGCGGTAAGCCTTCAGAGAGTTCAACACCGGCTGTGCGATCAATATGTGTGAGGGACATGGGAACTGAGATGACCCCAGCTGTAAGCCTTGAGCCTTCAAGAACAGCCACCCCGATTAGAGCCACAACTCCTGCAACAAGGAGCCCTGTAGCTTCGGGATCCTCCACCCCAGTCAGGTGTCAAAATGGAAAGCAAAACGAGGGGTATCAGACTGATGGCAGAGGAGAAACCATTCCTATTGGCAGGGGGAGTGGCGCGAGCAGACAGTGCGGAGGGGACTCAAATGATTGCAAGAGGCCTGAGAACAAGAATTCAGATCAAGGTAGAGCGACGAGTCCTTTAGAAAGCAGAGCAATGGCTTGGGATGAGGCAGAACGTGCCAAATACATGGCAAG GTATAAGCGTGAAGAGGTGAAGATACAAGCCTGGGAAAATCATGAGAAGAGGAAGGCTGAGATGGCAATGAGGAAAATGGAG GTGAAAGCTGAGAGATTGAAAGCAAGGGCACAAGAGAGATTGACAAACAAACTTGCTGCAACTAGAAGAATAGCTGAAGAAAAGCGCGCAAATGCGGAGGCCGAACTGAATGAGAAAGCAGCAAAGACTTCTGAGACAGCAGATTATATAAGAAGGACGGGTCACTTGCCCTATACATTCTCATTCAAGTTGCCTTCTCTTTGCTGGTAG
- the LOC122313851 gene encoding cyclin-dependent kinase G-2-like isoform X2, producing MAAGRHGGYRENEFRDRESNIQLSRRDFAKAKEGYDRIRSSNANLGLERGRVQDIRDRGRVRQKDVKEREVMNGGYRSASSRSDSGSSGGGVGGPKRRGFMARAIDKEPGELSSESDDAVDSESQMKDPNDLQVIDNGVRLPPLERKRKFSPIIWDIDDKEVNNSSRSRVSVKVKAPSPPFKPEAYHQSPNVAPDGGGAQISPSKNSKDKNLLQSSSPINPPVAPGSAGHAVSKSPVGFSFVLPSQQWGNNLEGEQLEDDYVPARNISSSRWADANSSPVDEGEIIYDEEIHKRRKKMPLSESLEVRVHNKSLSPELGEIRREGSERSRVKSFESDELVTHGRSLNRDDYAGSDPENDDFMEIADEHEKTYSSASQLSTDSGDEDDSHGTPEPTPAAPPQRSVNMLQGCRSVDEFERLNRIDEGTYGVVYRARDKKSGDIVALKKVKMEKEKEGFPLTSLREINILLSLHHPSIIDVKEVVVGSSLDSIFMVMEYMEHDLKGLMETMKQPFSQSEVKCLMLQLLEGVKYLHDNWVLHRDLKASNLLLNNQGELKVCDFGLARQYGSPLKPYTHLVVTLWYRAPELLLGAKQYSTAIDMWSLGCIMAEFLSKEPLFNGKTEFDQLDKIFRILGTPNETIWPGFSKLPGVKVNFVKHQLPALGGSGIIYCGRNSPPHHSLDLRCSLILDLTC from the exons ATGGCGGCTGGAAGGCATGGGGGTTATCGCGAAAACGAGTTCAGGGACCGCGAGTCCAACATTCAATTGTCAAGGAGGGATTTTGCTAAAGCCAAGGAAGGGTATGATCGAATTAGGAGTAGTAATGCTAATCTTGGCCTGGAAAGGGGCCGAGTTCAGGATATAAGAGATAGGGGTAGGGTTAGGCAGAAGGATGTTAAAGAAAGGGAGGTGATGAATGGCGGGTATCGTTCAGCTTCGAGTAGGAGTGATTCGGGCAGTAGTGGCGGTGGCGTTGGTGGGCCAAAGCGACGTGGGTTTATGGCTAGGGCCATTGATAAGGAACCGGGTGAGTTGTCGAGTGAGTCTGATGATGCTGTTGACTCTGAATCGCAGATGAAGGATCCCAATGATTTGCAGGTGATCGATAATGGGGTCCGGTTGCCGCCTCTAGAAAGGAAGAGGAAGTTTTCCCCTATAATTTGGGATATAGATGACAAAGAAGTCAATAACTCGTCGAGAAGTAGGGTGTCTGTGAAAGTTAAGGCTCCTTCTCCCCCTTTTAAACCGGAGGCATACCATCAGTCACCAAATGTTGCTCCAGATGGGGGGGGTGCACAGATATCTCCTAGTAAGAATAGTAAAGACAAGAATTTGCTGCAATCTTCATCACCAATAAACCCTCCTGTGGCACCTGGGTCTGCGGGTCATGCAGTGTCCAAGTCTCCTGTAGGTTTTTCTTTTGTGTTGCCAAGCCAGCAGTGGGGTAATAATCTGGAAGGAGAGCAGCTGGAAGATGATTATGTTCCAGCCCGGAACATATCATCTTCAAGATGGGCAGATGCAAATAGCTCTCCCGTTGATGAAGgtgaaattatatatgatgaagaaattcataaaaggagaaagaaaatgccTCTTTCTGAGTCATTGGAGGTCAGAGTTCACAACAAGTCGTTGAGTCCAGAACTGGGGGAGATCAGGAGAGAAGGCTCGGAAAGATCTAGAGTTAAATCATTTGAATCTGATGAACTTGTCACCCATGGAAGGTCTTTGAATCGGGATGATTACGCAGGCAGTGATCCAGAGAATGATGACTTCATGGAAATTGCAGATGAACATGAAAAAACTTATAGTAGCGCTAGCCAGTTAAGTACAGATTCAGGAGATGAAGATGATTCTCATGGGACACCAGAACCTACACCTGCAGCTCCTCCACAAAGAAGTGTAAACATGCTTCAAGGGTGTAGAAGTGTTGATGAGTTTGAGAGACTTAATAGAATTGATGAGGGCACTTATGGTGTTGTATATAGAGCTAGGGATAAGAAGAGTGGGGACATTGTTGCATTGAAGAAGGtgaaaatggaaaaggaaaaagaaggttTTCCATTGACTTCTCTGAGGGAAATAAACattcttctttctctccatcACCCATCAATTATAGATGTTAAAGAAGTAGTGGTGGGGAGTAGCCTCGATAGTATATTTATGGTGATGGAGTACATGGAGCATGATCTCAAAGGACTTATGGAGACAATGAAACAGCCATTTAGTCAGAGTGAAGTTAAATGCCTAATGCTCCAGCTTTTGGAGGGTGTTAAGTATCTTCATGATAACTGGGTGCTTCATCGGGATTTGAAGGCTTCGAACCTTCTTTTGAATAACCAGGGTGAGTTGAAGGTTTGTGACTTTGGGTTGGCTCGTCAATATGGGAGTCCATTGAAACCGTATACTCATTTGGTGGTTACCCTTTGGTACAG GGCACCTGAACTTCTGTTGGGAGCAAAACAGTATTCCACAGCAATTGACATGTGGTCGTTGGGTTGCATCATGGCTGAATTCTTATCTAAGGAGCCATTGTTCAATGGGAAAACTGAGTTCGATCAACTTGACAAG ATTTTTAGGATTCTTGGGACACCAAATGAGACGATTTGGCCTGGATTTTCCAAGCTCCCAGGGGTCAAGGTCAACTTTGTCAAGCATCA GCTTCCAGCTTTAGGTGGTTCTG GTATAATCTATTGCGGAAGAAATTCCCCGCCACATCATTCACTGGATCTCCGGTGCTCTCTGATTCTGGATTTGACTTGTTGA
- the LOC122313851 gene encoding cyclin-dependent kinase G-2-like isoform X1, with product MAAGRHGGYRENEFRDRESNIQLSRRDFAKAKEGYDRIRSSNANLGLERGRVQDIRDRGRVRQKDVKEREVMNGGYRSASSRSDSGSSGGGVGGPKRRGFMARAIDKEPGELSSESDDAVDSESQMKDPNDLQVIDNGVRLPPLERKRKFSPIIWDIDDKEVNNSSRSRVSVKVKAPSPPFKPEAYHQSPNVAPDGGGAQISPSKNSKDKNLLQSSSPINPPVAPGSAGHAVSKSPVGFSFVLPSQQWGNNLEGEQLEDDYVPARNISSSRWADANSSPVDEGEIIYDEEIHKRRKKMPLSESLEVRVHNKSLSPELGEIRREGSERSRVKSFESDELVTHGRSLNRDDYAGSDPENDDFMEIADEHEKTYSSASQLSTDSGDEDDSHGTPEPTPAAPPQRSVNMLQGCRSVDEFERLNRIDEGTYGVVYRARDKKSGDIVALKKVKMEKEKEGFPLTSLREINILLSLHHPSIIDVKEVVVGSSLDSIFMVMEYMEHDLKGLMETMKQPFSQSEVKCLMLQLLEGVKYLHDNWVLHRDLKASNLLLNNQGELKVCDFGLARQYGSPLKPYTHLVVTLWYRAPELLLGAKQYSTAIDMWSLGCIMAEFLSKEPLFNGKTEFDQLDKIFRILGTPNETIWPGFSKLPGVKVNFVKHQYNLLRKKFPATSFTGSPVLSDSGFDLLNKLLTYDPQRRITAEAALNHEWFHEVPLPKSKEFMPTFPAQHAQDRRTRRMVKSPNPLEQQRRKELQQGHLGTGGVLG from the exons ATGGCGGCTGGAAGGCATGGGGGTTATCGCGAAAACGAGTTCAGGGACCGCGAGTCCAACATTCAATTGTCAAGGAGGGATTTTGCTAAAGCCAAGGAAGGGTATGATCGAATTAGGAGTAGTAATGCTAATCTTGGCCTGGAAAGGGGCCGAGTTCAGGATATAAGAGATAGGGGTAGGGTTAGGCAGAAGGATGTTAAAGAAAGGGAGGTGATGAATGGCGGGTATCGTTCAGCTTCGAGTAGGAGTGATTCGGGCAGTAGTGGCGGTGGCGTTGGTGGGCCAAAGCGACGTGGGTTTATGGCTAGGGCCATTGATAAGGAACCGGGTGAGTTGTCGAGTGAGTCTGATGATGCTGTTGACTCTGAATCGCAGATGAAGGATCCCAATGATTTGCAGGTGATCGATAATGGGGTCCGGTTGCCGCCTCTAGAAAGGAAGAGGAAGTTTTCCCCTATAATTTGGGATATAGATGACAAAGAAGTCAATAACTCGTCGAGAAGTAGGGTGTCTGTGAAAGTTAAGGCTCCTTCTCCCCCTTTTAAACCGGAGGCATACCATCAGTCACCAAATGTTGCTCCAGATGGGGGGGGTGCACAGATATCTCCTAGTAAGAATAGTAAAGACAAGAATTTGCTGCAATCTTCATCACCAATAAACCCTCCTGTGGCACCTGGGTCTGCGGGTCATGCAGTGTCCAAGTCTCCTGTAGGTTTTTCTTTTGTGTTGCCAAGCCAGCAGTGGGGTAATAATCTGGAAGGAGAGCAGCTGGAAGATGATTATGTTCCAGCCCGGAACATATCATCTTCAAGATGGGCAGATGCAAATAGCTCTCCCGTTGATGAAGgtgaaattatatatgatgaagaaattcataaaaggagaaagaaaatgccTCTTTCTGAGTCATTGGAGGTCAGAGTTCACAACAAGTCGTTGAGTCCAGAACTGGGGGAGATCAGGAGAGAAGGCTCGGAAAGATCTAGAGTTAAATCATTTGAATCTGATGAACTTGTCACCCATGGAAGGTCTTTGAATCGGGATGATTACGCAGGCAGTGATCCAGAGAATGATGACTTCATGGAAATTGCAGATGAACATGAAAAAACTTATAGTAGCGCTAGCCAGTTAAGTACAGATTCAGGAGATGAAGATGATTCTCATGGGACACCAGAACCTACACCTGCAGCTCCTCCACAAAGAAGTGTAAACATGCTTCAAGGGTGTAGAAGTGTTGATGAGTTTGAGAGACTTAATAGAATTGATGAGGGCACTTATGGTGTTGTATATAGAGCTAGGGATAAGAAGAGTGGGGACATTGTTGCATTGAAGAAGGtgaaaatggaaaaggaaaaagaaggttTTCCATTGACTTCTCTGAGGGAAATAAACattcttctttctctccatcACCCATCAATTATAGATGTTAAAGAAGTAGTGGTGGGGAGTAGCCTCGATAGTATATTTATGGTGATGGAGTACATGGAGCATGATCTCAAAGGACTTATGGAGACAATGAAACAGCCATTTAGTCAGAGTGAAGTTAAATGCCTAATGCTCCAGCTTTTGGAGGGTGTTAAGTATCTTCATGATAACTGGGTGCTTCATCGGGATTTGAAGGCTTCGAACCTTCTTTTGAATAACCAGGGTGAGTTGAAGGTTTGTGACTTTGGGTTGGCTCGTCAATATGGGAGTCCATTGAAACCGTATACTCATTTGGTGGTTACCCTTTGGTACAG GGCACCTGAACTTCTGTTGGGAGCAAAACAGTATTCCACAGCAATTGACATGTGGTCGTTGGGTTGCATCATGGCTGAATTCTTATCTAAGGAGCCATTGTTCAATGGGAAAACTGAGTTCGATCAACTTGACAAG ATTTTTAGGATTCTTGGGACACCAAATGAGACGATTTGGCCTGGATTTTCCAAGCTCCCAGGGGTCAAGGTCAACTTTGTCAAGCATCA GTATAATCTATTGCGGAAGAAATTCCCCGCCACATCATTCACTGGATCTCCGGTGCTCTCTGATTCTGGATTTGACTTGTTGAACAAACTTCTAACTTATGACCCTCAGAGG CGAATTACAGCTGAGGCTGCTCTTAATCATGAATGGTTCCATGAGGTTCCTCTTCCCAAATCCAAAGAGTTCATGCCTACTTTTCCTGCTCAGCATGCTCAAGACAG GCGTACGCGGAGGATGGTGAAGAGTCCCAATCCTTTGGAACAGCAGCGTAGAAAGGAGTTGCAGCAGGGTCATTTAGGGACCGGAGGTGTGCTTGGCTAA
- the LOC122313851 gene encoding cyclin-dependent kinase G-2-like isoform X3: protein MAAGRHGGYRENEFRDRESNIQLSRRDFAKAKEGYDRIRSSNANLGLERGRVQDIRDRGRVRQKDVKEREVMNGGYRSASSRSDSGSSGGGVGGPKRRGFMARAIDKEPGELSSESDDAVDSESQMKDPNDLQVIDNGVRLPPLERKRKFSPIIWDIDDKEVNNSSRSRVSVKVKAPSPPFKPEAYHQSPNVAPDGGGAQISPSKNSKDKNLLQSSSPINPPVAPGSAGHAVSKSPVGFSFVLPSQQWGNNLEGEQLEDDYVPARNISSSRWADANSSPVDEGEIIYDEEIHKRRKKMPLSESLEVRVHNKSLSPELGEIRREGSERSRVKSFESDELVTHGRSLNRDDYAGSDPENDDFMEIADEHEKTYSSASQLSTDSGDEDDSHGTPEPTPAAPPQRSVNMLQGCRSVDEFERLNRIDEGTYGVVYRARDKKSGDIVALKKVKMEKEKEGFPLTSLREINILLSLHHPSIIDVKEVVVGSSLDSIFMVMEYMEHDLKGLMETMKQPFSQSEVKCLMLQLLEGVKYLHDNWVLHRDLKASNLLLNNQGELKVCDFGLARQYGSPLKPYTHLVVTLWYRAPELLLGAKQYSTAIDMWSLGCIMAEFLSKEPLFNGKTEFDQLDKIFRILGTPNETIWPGFSKLPGVKVNFVKHQLPALGIIYCGRNSPPHHSLDLRCSLILDLTC from the exons ATGGCGGCTGGAAGGCATGGGGGTTATCGCGAAAACGAGTTCAGGGACCGCGAGTCCAACATTCAATTGTCAAGGAGGGATTTTGCTAAAGCCAAGGAAGGGTATGATCGAATTAGGAGTAGTAATGCTAATCTTGGCCTGGAAAGGGGCCGAGTTCAGGATATAAGAGATAGGGGTAGGGTTAGGCAGAAGGATGTTAAAGAAAGGGAGGTGATGAATGGCGGGTATCGTTCAGCTTCGAGTAGGAGTGATTCGGGCAGTAGTGGCGGTGGCGTTGGTGGGCCAAAGCGACGTGGGTTTATGGCTAGGGCCATTGATAAGGAACCGGGTGAGTTGTCGAGTGAGTCTGATGATGCTGTTGACTCTGAATCGCAGATGAAGGATCCCAATGATTTGCAGGTGATCGATAATGGGGTCCGGTTGCCGCCTCTAGAAAGGAAGAGGAAGTTTTCCCCTATAATTTGGGATATAGATGACAAAGAAGTCAATAACTCGTCGAGAAGTAGGGTGTCTGTGAAAGTTAAGGCTCCTTCTCCCCCTTTTAAACCGGAGGCATACCATCAGTCACCAAATGTTGCTCCAGATGGGGGGGGTGCACAGATATCTCCTAGTAAGAATAGTAAAGACAAGAATTTGCTGCAATCTTCATCACCAATAAACCCTCCTGTGGCACCTGGGTCTGCGGGTCATGCAGTGTCCAAGTCTCCTGTAGGTTTTTCTTTTGTGTTGCCAAGCCAGCAGTGGGGTAATAATCTGGAAGGAGAGCAGCTGGAAGATGATTATGTTCCAGCCCGGAACATATCATCTTCAAGATGGGCAGATGCAAATAGCTCTCCCGTTGATGAAGgtgaaattatatatgatgaagaaattcataaaaggagaaagaaaatgccTCTTTCTGAGTCATTGGAGGTCAGAGTTCACAACAAGTCGTTGAGTCCAGAACTGGGGGAGATCAGGAGAGAAGGCTCGGAAAGATCTAGAGTTAAATCATTTGAATCTGATGAACTTGTCACCCATGGAAGGTCTTTGAATCGGGATGATTACGCAGGCAGTGATCCAGAGAATGATGACTTCATGGAAATTGCAGATGAACATGAAAAAACTTATAGTAGCGCTAGCCAGTTAAGTACAGATTCAGGAGATGAAGATGATTCTCATGGGACACCAGAACCTACACCTGCAGCTCCTCCACAAAGAAGTGTAAACATGCTTCAAGGGTGTAGAAGTGTTGATGAGTTTGAGAGACTTAATAGAATTGATGAGGGCACTTATGGTGTTGTATATAGAGCTAGGGATAAGAAGAGTGGGGACATTGTTGCATTGAAGAAGGtgaaaatggaaaaggaaaaagaaggttTTCCATTGACTTCTCTGAGGGAAATAAACattcttctttctctccatcACCCATCAATTATAGATGTTAAAGAAGTAGTGGTGGGGAGTAGCCTCGATAGTATATTTATGGTGATGGAGTACATGGAGCATGATCTCAAAGGACTTATGGAGACAATGAAACAGCCATTTAGTCAGAGTGAAGTTAAATGCCTAATGCTCCAGCTTTTGGAGGGTGTTAAGTATCTTCATGATAACTGGGTGCTTCATCGGGATTTGAAGGCTTCGAACCTTCTTTTGAATAACCAGGGTGAGTTGAAGGTTTGTGACTTTGGGTTGGCTCGTCAATATGGGAGTCCATTGAAACCGTATACTCATTTGGTGGTTACCCTTTGGTACAG GGCACCTGAACTTCTGTTGGGAGCAAAACAGTATTCCACAGCAATTGACATGTGGTCGTTGGGTTGCATCATGGCTGAATTCTTATCTAAGGAGCCATTGTTCAATGGGAAAACTGAGTTCGATCAACTTGACAAG ATTTTTAGGATTCTTGGGACACCAAATGAGACGATTTGGCCTGGATTTTCCAAGCTCCCAGGGGTCAAGGTCAACTTTGTCAAGCATCA GCTTCCAGCTTTAG GTATAATCTATTGCGGAAGAAATTCCCCGCCACATCATTCACTGGATCTCCGGTGCTCTCTGATTCTGGATTTGACTTGTTGA
- the LOC122312352 gene encoding uncharacterized membrane protein YuiD-like, giving the protein MDETADTSVSSSLSSTIFTNYPLLSAFAAFALAQSIKFFIAWYTERKWDFKQLIGSGGMPSSHSATVTALAAAVGFQEGFGGSIFAIALVLACVVMYDATGVRLHAGRQAEVLNRIVYELPAEHPLAESRPLRELLGHTPFQVIAGGVLGIVTAAVGHLIP; this is encoded by the exons atggaTGAGACCGCGGATACATCTGTTTCGTCGTCCCTGTCATCCACAATCTTTACGAATTACCCTCTCCTTTCTGCTTTCGCCGCCTTCGCTCTTGCCCAATCCATCAAGTTCTTCATCGCCTG GTATACTGAAAGAAAATGGGATTTCAAGCAACTCATTGGATCTGGTGGAATGCCATCATCTCATTCTGCAACTGTAACTGCTCTAGCTGCGGCTGTTGGGTTCCAGGAAGGCTTTGGAGGATCCATATTTGCAATTGCATTGGTCTTAGCATGTGTT GTGATGTATGATGCCACGGGTGTGAGATTACATGCTGGACGCCAAGCAGAG GTTTTAAATCGAATTGTATATGAACTTCCTGCTGAGCATCCTCTGGCTGAGAGTAGACCACTGCGTGAACTTCTTGGTCACACCCCATTTCAG GTTATTGCTGGTGGAGTGCTCGGGATTGTCACGGCAGCTGTTGGCCATTTGATACCTTGA
- the LOC122312739 gene encoding putative F-box protein At1g67623: protein MGTLEAKKTMKYKRSRRLDQDQCYNSPTLASLPRDMLMEILVRVASASFTDLFNAKISCKDFLELAEEDSIFQHVSLEKFSVIPWNTSSEASSFLERCKDCGNPESLYRQGMVSYFSYRMTEVGFESLKKAAEKEHVEATYVYGIILLCSGDHESKQQQQGIKILSSLKAKSGRSRMKECRDKVRTMLWRYMWWFKNNSFGKQQLSCSRKEPCKLQIKRNEWLSIDELVDEYDDILCETCRSNREVTWFYYMQHGIGD from the coding sequence ATGGGTACTTTGGAGGCGAAGAAGACAATGAAATACAAGAGATCGCGACGACTTGATCAAGATCAATGTTATAATTCCCCGACACTTGCATCTCTTCCCCGAGACATGCTGATGGAAATCCTAGTACGGGTCGCCTCTGCTTCTTTCACCGATCTGTTCAACGCCAAAATAAGCTGTAAAGATTTTCTAGAGTTGGCAGAGGAGGATTCTATATTCCAACACGTATCGCTAGAGAAATTCTCAGTCATTCCATGGAATACAAGCAGTGAAGCATCGTCATTCTTGGAACGCTGCAAAGACTGCGGCAATCCCGAGTCCCTATACAGACAAGGAATGGTTTCTTACTTCAGTTACAGAATGACAGAGGTAGGGTTCGAGTCCTTGAAAAAAGCTGCAGAGAAAGAACACGTGGAAGCAACGTATGTCTATGGGATTATACTACTTTGCTCGGGAGATCATGAATCAAAACAGCAGCAGCAAGGCATAAAGATTTTATCTTCTCTGAAAGCTAAATCGGGACGTTCGAGAATGAAAGAGTGTCGAGACAAAGTGAGGACGATGTTGTGGCGATATATGTGGTGGTTTAAGAACAACAGTTTTGGGAAACAGCAGCTGTCGTGTTCACGTAAAGAACCATGCAAACTGCAGATCAAGAGGAACGAATGGTTATCCATTGACGAGTTAGTGGATGAATACGACGATATTCTGTGTGAAACTTGCAGATCCAATCGTGAAGTGACTTGGTTCTATTATATGCAGCATGGAATTGGAGATTAA